A section of the Flavobacterium sp. CG_23.5 genome encodes:
- a CDS encoding alpha/beta hydrolase encodes MKLSLEYLVREPKIKLDKNPLLLLLHGYGSNEEDLFSFATELPEEYYIVSARGPYNMQYGAYAWYAINFDADENKFSDHEQAKISRDLIAQFIDELIQTYPIDSKNVTLVGFSQGSILSYAIALSHPDKVQRVVALSGYVSEPILEENYLRNDLSKLKIFHSHGTVDQVIPVEWARKTKPFLEKLGINATYKEYPVGHGVAPQNFYDFKNWLLEN; translated from the coding sequence ATGAAGTTATCACTTGAATATTTGGTTAGGGAACCAAAAATAAAATTAGACAAAAACCCTCTTTTACTTTTATTACATGGTTACGGCAGCAACGAAGAAGATTTGTTTTCCTTTGCTACAGAACTTCCAGAAGAATATTATATTGTTTCAGCGAGAGGGCCATATAACATGCAATACGGTGCTTATGCGTGGTATGCTATCAATTTTGATGCTGATGAAAATAAATTTTCAGATCATGAACAGGCAAAAATTTCAAGGGATTTAATAGCTCAATTTATTGATGAATTAATTCAAACCTATCCAATAGATTCTAAAAATGTAACTTTGGTTGGCTTCAGCCAAGGTTCTATTTTAAGTTATGCCATAGCCTTATCGCATCCCGACAAAGTACAAAGAGTAGTTGCATTGAGCGGTTACGTAAGTGAACCTATTTTAGAAGAAAACTACTTGCGTAATGATCTTTCAAAACTAAAAATATTCCATTCACATGGAACAGTTGATCAAGTAATTCCAGTAGAATGGGCTCGAAAAACAAAACCATTTTTGGAAAAATTAGGTATCAATGCTACTTATAAAGAATATCCTGTAGGTCATGGTGTAGCGCCACAAAATTTTTATGATTTTAAAAATTGGCTCCTTGAAAATTAG
- a CDS encoding TonB-dependent receptor: MGTEIKLKGDKVIEQIPSTKDKALRINLNENIYGTFAEIGAGQETVRHFFRAGGSSGTIAKAMSAYDKDFSDAVYGIEKDGRYVTESRLKKMLTFEGQLMEDRLSREKHPNKMFFSYANTVATIDFAKQFKGHGWVGIRYQIEPDEDYNEIIIHIRFKETDVRLQQETLGILGVNLIYGAYYKYNDPKRLLRYLYDHLDKDQLEIDTINFSGPRFADVDNRLMSLQLVKNGMTDAVMFNPDGKNILPAAILYKKNILAFRGSFRPVTKVNMDMYEKSLKMFLNENKVDVDNTLVVFEITLSNLRSDGEIDERDFMDRAELLCSLGQTVMISNFQEYYKVVEYFANYTKARMGLAMGVNNLVDIFDEKYYRHLSGGILEAFGKLFYRDMKVFLYPMLGENGEIITSDNLKVHPRMKELYKFFKFNGKVVDIVDYDPEILEVFSREVLNMINHGKPGWENMLPAGIAEIIKEHQLFGYDPNKILKISN, encoded by the coding sequence ATGGGTACTGAAATAAAACTAAAAGGTGACAAAGTCATCGAACAAATTCCTTCTACAAAAGACAAGGCACTTCGTATAAACTTGAATGAAAACATCTACGGAACTTTCGCCGAAATTGGTGCAGGACAAGAAACTGTTAGGCATTTTTTTAGAGCTGGAGGTTCTTCGGGTACAATTGCAAAAGCGATGTCAGCCTATGACAAAGATTTTAGTGATGCCGTATATGGTATAGAAAAAGACGGCCGTTATGTTACAGAAAGCCGACTTAAAAAAATGCTTACCTTCGAAGGTCAATTAATGGAAGACCGCTTAAGTAGAGAGAAACATCCCAATAAAATGTTTTTCAGTTATGCCAATACTGTAGCAACTATTGATTTTGCCAAACAATTTAAAGGACATGGATGGGTTGGTATTCGATATCAAATCGAACCGGATGAGGATTATAATGAAATTATAATTCATATCCGTTTCAAGGAAACCGATGTACGATTGCAACAGGAAACCCTTGGTATTCTTGGTGTAAATTTAATTTATGGCGCCTATTATAAATACAACGATCCTAAACGCTTGTTGCGTTATTTATACGACCATTTAGATAAAGATCAACTGGAAATAGACACAATCAATTTCTCAGGACCTCGTTTTGCAGATGTAGATAATCGCTTGATGAGTTTACAACTGGTTAAAAACGGAATGACTGATGCAGTTATGTTTAATCCAGATGGAAAAAACATCCTTCCTGCTGCCATATTGTATAAAAAGAATATTCTTGCTTTTAGAGGAAGTTTCCGTCCAGTTACAAAAGTAAACATGGACATGTATGAGAAATCATTAAAAATGTTCCTGAACGAGAATAAAGTGGATGTTGACAATACGCTTGTAGTTTTCGAAATCACCTTATCTAACTTGCGTTCAGATGGTGAAATTGACGAAAGAGATTTTATGGATCGTGCCGAATTACTTTGTTCTCTTGGACAGACGGTAATGATTTCTAATTTCCAAGAATATTATAAAGTGGTCGAATATTTTGCTAATTATACCAAAGCAAGAATGGGATTGGCCATGGGTGTAAATAACTTAGTGGATATTTTTGACGAGAAATACTATCGTCATTTAAGCGGTGGAATTCTTGAAGCTTTTGGAAAATTATTTTACCGAGATATGAAAGTTTTCTTATATCCAATGCTTGGTGAAAACGGGGAGATTATCACGTCAGACAATTTAAAAGTACATCCACGAATGAAAGAATTATACAAATTCTTCAAATTCAATGGAAAGGTTGTTGATATTGTTGACTACGATCCTGAGATTTTGGAAGTATTCTCTCGTGAAGTATTAAACATGATAAATCATGGAAAACCAGGATGGGAAAATATGCTTCCTGCCGGAATTGCGGAAATCATCAAAGAACATCAACTTTTTGGTTATGATCCAAATAAAATCTTAAAAATAAGTAATTAG
- a CDS encoding RagB/SusD family nutrient uptake outer membrane protein, with the protein MKKYLFITLITITIFSALTISCSDDFVDRPIKYSIDSENYFNSKSDYDNALIAAYDLLQSTYLNALMGEIASDNTLAGGESQSDTPGFQQIDKMIHTPVNSNLKNLWDWMFAGVQRANYILEFKDKTAFDGKNQVIAEARFLRAYYHFELVKWFGGIPLKGDARFSSGDEKKLPRSSVAEVYASIEADLIFASDNLSATAAQKGRVTKGAALALLGKAYLYDGKFALAAVALDKVVALNKYSLVSDYNSIFEDAGENGPESVFEVQYTDVEGAGFGCLQCSEGNVAVGFSGPRNYSGPLFTSGFSFNVPTQKVVNAFEAGDRRKAVAILDIQAWAASSGATYGKGYEHTGYFNRKYIPRKRSAAAQGDLNLTNPNNYRAIRYADVLLMAAEAYNRGGIDDAKARGYLNQVRRRAFGDLNHDISSSGAALTDFILAERRVELVGEGHRFFDLVRTKKAAQEITGFTAGKNELFPIPIEEIQFANGNWQQNPGY; encoded by the coding sequence ATGAAAAAGTATCTATTTATTACCCTTATAACGATAACAATTTTTTCAGCACTTACCATTTCGTGTAGTGATGATTTTGTTGATCGACCGATAAAATATTCAATTGACTCTGAGAATTATTTTAACTCAAAATCAGATTATGACAATGCTTTAATTGCCGCTTATGATTTGTTACAATCCACGTATCTCAATGCATTAATGGGTGAAATAGCTTCAGATAATACTTTGGCAGGAGGGGAAAGCCAATCTGATACTCCCGGTTTCCAGCAAATTGACAAGATGATTCACACTCCTGTGAACAGCAACTTAAAAAATCTATGGGATTGGATGTTCGCTGGAGTTCAAAGAGCGAATTACATTTTAGAATTCAAAGACAAAACAGCTTTTGATGGTAAAAACCAGGTTATTGCTGAAGCTCGTTTTCTTAGAGCGTATTACCATTTTGAATTAGTAAAATGGTTTGGTGGAATCCCGTTAAAAGGGGACGCAAGATTCAGTTCAGGTGATGAGAAAAAATTACCACGTTCGTCAGTGGCAGAAGTATATGCCTCAATTGAAGCCGATTTAATTTTTGCTTCCGATAATTTATCTGCAACTGCAGCTCAAAAAGGAAGAGTTACCAAAGGAGCCGCTTTAGCACTTTTAGGAAAAGCGTATTTATATGACGGGAAATTTGCCCTCGCAGCTGTGGCTTTAGATAAAGTAGTTGCTTTAAATAAATATTCATTGGTGAGTGATTATAATTCTATTTTTGAGGATGCAGGAGAAAATGGTCCCGAGTCCGTTTTTGAAGTGCAATACACAGATGTAGAAGGTGCCGGTTTTGGATGTTTACAATGTAGCGAAGGAAATGTAGCTGTGGGTTTTAGTGGACCAAGAAATTATTCAGGGCCGCTATTTACTTCAGGTTTCAGTTTTAATGTTCCAACTCAGAAAGTGGTAAATGCGTTTGAAGCTGGAGACAGAAGAAAAGCCGTGGCAATACTAGATATCCAAGCTTGGGCAGCTTCATCAGGAGCAACTTATGGGAAAGGATACGAGCATACTGGTTATTTTAACAGAAAATACATTCCAAGAAAAAGAAGCGCCGCTGCACAAGGGGATTTGAATCTTACGAATCCTAATAATTACAGAGCCATTCGTTATGCGGATGTTCTTTTGATGGCGGCTGAGGCATACAATCGCGGTGGAATCGATGATGCAAAAGCAAGAGGCTACCTAAACCAAGTTCGAAGACGTGCTTTTGGAGACTTGAATCACGATATTTCATCTTCTGGAGCTGCTTTGACTGACTTTATTTTAGCAGAAAGAAGAGTGGAGTTAGTTGGTGAGGGACACCGTTTCTTCGATTTAGTCCGCACTAAAAAAGCAGCTCAGGAAATTACTGGATTTACCGCTGGCAAAAATGAATTGTTTCCGATTCCAATTGAGGAAATTCAATTTGCAAATGGAAATTGGCAACAAAATCCCGGTTATTAA
- a CDS encoding family 16 glycosylhydrolase → MKKILILVLVVNFSFAQHNKRKLVWEENFDGKKLNEKSWNFELGDGCPNCGWGNNERQLYTEQNHKVANNKLVITGKKVGEKYTSTRITTKGKKEFQYGRFEARAKLPVGQGVWPAFWMLGSNISEVGWPKCGEIDILEYVGKEPNMVFTSLHTQDSHGNTINTKKTRFDNIEEGFHIYAIDWTKDKIVFYVDDQLVYTFQPENKTEAVWPYNQPFYFIVNMAIGGNFGGPEVDDAILPQDFIIDYIRVYQ, encoded by the coding sequence ATGAAAAAAATACTAATACTAGTACTTGTAGTCAATTTTTCTTTTGCACAACATAACAAACGAAAACTGGTTTGGGAAGAAAATTTTGATGGCAAAAAATTAAATGAAAAAAGTTGGAATTTTGAGCTTGGCGATGGTTGTCCAAATTGTGGTTGGGGAAATAACGAACGACAATTGTATACAGAACAAAATCATAAAGTGGCTAACAACAAATTAGTCATTACTGGCAAAAAAGTAGGGGAGAAATACACTTCGACACGCATCACAACAAAAGGCAAAAAAGAATTTCAATACGGCCGTTTTGAGGCAAGAGCAAAGCTGCCTGTTGGTCAAGGCGTATGGCCTGCTTTTTGGATGTTAGGGTCAAATATTAGTGAAGTTGGCTGGCCTAAATGCGGTGAAATCGATATTTTGGAATATGTAGGAAAAGAACCCAACATGGTTTTTACCTCTTTGCATACGCAAGACAGCCATGGGAACACCATTAATACTAAGAAAACAAGATTTGACAATATAGAGGAAGGATTTCATATTTACGCGATAGATTGGACAAAAGATAAAATTGTGTTCTATGTAGATGACCAATTAGTATACACATTTCAACCAGAAAATAAAACAGAAGCGGTTTGGCCTTACAATCAGCCGTTCTATTTCATTGTTAATATGGCAATTGGAGGGAATTTTGGAGGTCCTGAAGTAGATGATGCCATTCTTCCTCAAGATTTCATTATAGATTATATCAGAGTCTATCAATAA
- a CDS encoding family 16 glycosylhydrolase — MRKIIINIVTVFALLLMVNCQEDNLAFGALNAPTGLQVKAEIIGKSAAFPNGDGSGKVKFTSTAENAISYKYIFSDGTSKNSPSGVLDNTFATPGVNTYTVTVIASGTGGIVTNVTMEVTVFSNFKDEAAVQFLTGGSSKKWYWAQKETGHLGVGPNVAWSDPTFGTKNYYPDFYAAKADEKSATCLYKSVMTFSLVGTQMKFELDNKGQTYYNGAFKGGGDDACYDLNTSGAKTVTLSKSDSFVTKNPDSATQTRGTTLNIADGGFMGYFVGTSSYEILSITDNRMVVRVIQSGNPFLAWYHIFTTTPPGASVTPAADYTVLKFSDEFNVDGAPDPAKWGYDLGAGGWGNGEAQTFTSASDNVIVAGGNLKITAKKAGTGYTSARLKSEGKYKFTYGKVEVRAKLPSGGGTWPAIWMLGSDYATNTWPGCGEIDIMEHKGNEPNVIYGTLHYPNHSGGNGNGSTKTITNASTEFHVYKTIWSPASVKIYVDDVLFHTVANDSSLPFNKDFFMILNVAMGGTFGGTIDPAFTQSSMEIDYVRIYQ; from the coding sequence ATGAGAAAAATAATAATAAATATAGTGACGGTTTTTGCCCTTCTTTTGATGGTCAATTGTCAGGAAGATAATCTAGCTTTCGGAGCATTGAATGCTCCAACAGGTCTTCAAGTAAAGGCTGAAATAATTGGTAAATCAGCAGCGTTTCCTAACGGTGATGGTTCTGGAAAAGTAAAATTTACGAGTACAGCTGAAAATGCTATTTCATATAAATATATTTTTAGTGATGGAACTTCTAAGAATTCTCCGAGCGGAGTTTTAGATAATACATTTGCAACTCCTGGGGTAAATACTTATACTGTGACTGTTATTGCTTCAGGAACAGGAGGAATTGTTACAAATGTTACAATGGAAGTGACCGTCTTTAGTAATTTTAAAGATGAAGCGGCTGTGCAGTTCTTAACTGGCGGATCGAGCAAAAAATGGTATTGGGCACAAAAGGAAACTGGTCATTTAGGAGTAGGTCCAAACGTTGCATGGTCTGATCCTACTTTTGGAACAAAAAATTATTATCCAGATTTTTACGCAGCTAAAGCTGATGAGAAATCAGCTACTTGTTTGTACAAAAGTGTCATGACTTTTTCTTTAGTTGGAACTCAAATGAAATTTGAATTGGATAACAAAGGACAAACCTATTACAATGGTGCTTTCAAAGGCGGAGGTGATGATGCTTGTTATGATTTAAACACTAGTGGTGCCAAAACAGTAACTTTAAGCAAGTCTGATTCTTTCGTTACAAAGAATCCGGATAGTGCTACTCAAACTAGAGGAACCACATTAAATATCGCAGACGGTGGTTTTATGGGTTATTTTGTAGGAACTAGTTCTTATGAGATTTTATCTATCACCGATAATCGCATGGTGGTACGAGTGATTCAATCAGGCAATCCATTTTTGGCTTGGTATCATATTTTTACAACAACCCCTCCAGGAGCAAGTGTTACTCCAGCAGCAGATTACACGGTTTTAAAATTTTCTGATGAATTTAATGTGGATGGTGCACCCGATCCTGCAAAATGGGGATATGACCTAGGCGCTGGCGGTTGGGGAAATGGTGAAGCACAAACCTTTACCAGCGCTTCTGATAATGTGATTGTTGCTGGTGGAAATTTAAAAATTACTGCGAAAAAAGCAGGAACGGGATATACTTCAGCTAGATTAAAATCAGAAGGTAAATACAAGTTTACTTATGGTAAAGTAGAAGTAAGAGCCAAATTGCCATCAGGCGGTGGAACATGGCCAGCTATCTGGATGTTAGGTTCAGATTATGCAACCAATACATGGCCAGGTTGCGGAGAAATAGATATTATGGAACATAAAGGAAATGAGCCCAATGTTATTTATGGAACATTGCATTACCCTAACCATTCTGGCGGAAACGGAAATGGAAGTACTAAAACAATCACTAATGCTTCTACTGAATTTCATGTTTATAAAACCATTTGGAGTCCAGCATCTGTAAAAATATACGTAGATGATGTGTTGTTTCATACTGTAGCAAATGATAGCAGCTTGCCATTCAATAAAGACTTTTTCATGATTTTGAATGTGGCAATGGGAGGTACTTTTGGAGGAACTATTGATCCTGCTTTTACGCAATCTTCCATGGAGATTGATTACGTTAGAATCTACCAATAA
- the bcp gene encoding thioredoxin-dependent thiol peroxidase, whose protein sequence is MTTLKKGDKAPNFSSLDQDGKPHQLSDYAGKKLVVFFYPKANTPGCTAEACDLRDNFERFKANNYELLGVSADAAKAQAKFKEKYDFPFPLLADEDKSVIQAFGVWGPKKFMGKEYDGIHRTTFVIDENGIIDEVISDVKTKAHAAQILG, encoded by the coding sequence ATGACAACATTAAAAAAAGGAGATAAAGCACCTAATTTTTCAAGTCTTGATCAAGACGGAAAGCCACATCAATTATCCGATTATGCTGGAAAAAAATTAGTGGTTTTCTTTTATCCAAAAGCAAACACACCGGGTTGCACCGCTGAGGCTTGTGATCTTAGAGATAATTTTGAACGTTTCAAAGCCAATAACTACGAGCTTCTAGGCGTAAGTGCTGATGCGGCAAAAGCCCAAGCAAAATTCAAGGAAAAGTATGATTTTCCTTTTCCGTTATTGGCTGATGAAGATAAATCCGTGATTCAAGCTTTTGGAGTGTGGGGCCCCAAAAAATTCATGGGAAAAGAATATGATGGAATTCATAGAACCACTTTTGTAATAGACGAAAACGGAATTATTGATGAGGTAATTTCTGATGTGAAAACTAAAGCGCATGCTGCTCAAATATTGGGGTAA
- the bglX gene encoding beta-glucosidase BglX: protein MRNKSLLASFAIAALIVAGCSNKILKSPVSFSKENVLETRVDSVLRLMTLEEKVGQLNQYNGFWEITGPTPKEGQAAKKYEDLKKGLVGSMLNVKGVKDVKALQKIAVEQTRLGIPLIFGFDVIHGYKTISPIPLAEAASWDMEAIKKSAAIAAEEASSVGLNWTFAPMVDVARDARWGRVMEGAGEDAFLGSKIAVARVKGFQGEDLAATNTILACAKHFAGYGFAEAGRDYNTVDISETELQNTIFPPFKAAVDAGVRTFMNSFNELNGIPATGNSYLQREVLKGDWKFDGFVVSDWGSINEMISHGYAKDSKQAAEIAINAGSDMDMESSAYVDHLVALVKEGKVKESVVDDAARRILKVKFELGLFDNPYKYCDENRELATVGKLEFQEGVLDVAKKSIVLLKNEKELLPLKKSGQKIALIGALANDKTSPLGSWRIAADDNTAISVLEGLQKYTGNKLTYAKGADVTAGRTQFIWETKINMTDKSGFAEAIAVAKQADVVVMVLGEHGLQSGEGRSRSDIGLPGVQQELLEAIYKVNSNIVLVLNNGRPLAIPWADENIPAIVEAWHLGTQSGNAIAQVLYGDYNPSGKLPMTFPRNVGQIPIYYNYKNTGRPIMNEPESVFWSHYIDEKNTPLYPFGHGLSYSKFEYSNLQLSSKSFAKKGKIEVSVTIKNTGKVTGKEVVQLYIRDLIGSITRPVKELKGFEMITLQPNETKKVVFSIDEKTIEFFTANRKWEAEAGDFKVFIGGSSVTKLEGDFQYSN from the coding sequence ATGAGAAATAAATCCCTGTTAGCATCATTTGCTATCGCAGCTCTAATAGTTGCAGGTTGCAGCAATAAAATTTTAAAATCGCCTGTTTCTTTCTCCAAAGAAAATGTTTTAGAAACTAGAGTGGATTCTGTACTTAGACTGATGACTTTGGAAGAAAAAGTAGGGCAACTCAATCAGTATAATGGGTTTTGGGAAATTACAGGTCCTACCCCAAAAGAAGGTCAGGCCGCAAAAAAATACGAAGACTTGAAAAAAGGATTAGTAGGATCTATGCTGAATGTAAAAGGGGTAAAAGACGTAAAAGCATTGCAAAAAATAGCCGTGGAACAAACTAGATTAGGGATTCCATTGATTTTTGGATTTGATGTTATTCATGGTTACAAAACCATAAGTCCAATTCCACTTGCTGAAGCTGCAAGTTGGGATATGGAAGCTATAAAAAAGTCAGCCGCAATCGCAGCAGAAGAAGCCTCTTCAGTAGGTTTAAACTGGACTTTTGCGCCTATGGTTGATGTAGCTAGAGATGCGCGCTGGGGTCGTGTAATGGAAGGCGCTGGTGAGGATGCTTTTTTAGGAAGTAAAATTGCCGTGGCTCGTGTAAAAGGTTTTCAAGGCGAAGACTTAGCAGCTACCAATACTATTTTGGCTTGCGCCAAACATTTTGCTGGATATGGTTTTGCAGAAGCTGGAAGAGATTACAATACGGTTGATATTAGTGAAACAGAATTGCAAAACACCATTTTCCCCCCGTTTAAGGCGGCTGTTGATGCAGGTGTACGAACGTTTATGAACTCTTTCAATGAATTGAATGGCATTCCTGCAACTGGAAATAGCTATTTACAAAGAGAAGTTTTAAAAGGAGATTGGAAATTTGATGGTTTCGTAGTGTCGGATTGGGGTTCTATCAATGAAATGATTTCGCATGGTTATGCTAAAGACAGTAAACAGGCAGCTGAAATAGCGATTAATGCTGGTTCAGACATGGATATGGAATCCAGTGCCTACGTGGATCACTTAGTCGCTCTAGTAAAGGAAGGTAAAGTTAAAGAAAGTGTTGTAGATGATGCGGCAAGACGTATTTTGAAAGTGAAATTCGAACTAGGTTTGTTTGATAATCCTTATAAATATTGTGATGAAAATAGAGAATTAGCAACTGTAGGAAAATTAGAATTTCAAGAAGGAGTTTTGGATGTAGCCAAAAAATCGATTGTGCTTTTGAAAAATGAAAAAGAATTATTGCCTCTAAAAAAATCAGGACAAAAAATCGCATTAATTGGTGCTTTGGCAAATGATAAAACAAGTCCGTTGGGAAGTTGGAGAATTGCTGCTGATGATAATACGGCAATTTCAGTGTTGGAAGGACTGCAAAAGTATACCGGAAATAAGCTAACGTATGCAAAAGGAGCTGATGTAACGGCAGGAAGAACACAATTCATTTGGGAAACTAAAATTAATATGACGGACAAAAGTGGATTTGCAGAAGCCATAGCGGTTGCAAAACAAGCCGATGTCGTAGTTATGGTTTTAGGAGAGCATGGTTTACAATCTGGAGAGGGAAGAAGTAGATCCGATATCGGTTTACCGGGTGTTCAACAAGAATTGTTAGAAGCAATTTATAAAGTCAATTCCAATATAGTTTTAGTTTTGAATAACGGTCGTCCGTTAGCAATTCCTTGGGCAGATGAAAATATCCCTGCAATTGTTGAAGCTTGGCATTTAGGCACACAAAGTGGTAACGCCATAGCACAGGTTTTGTATGGAGATTATAATCCAAGTGGTAAATTACCAATGACTTTTCCAAGAAATGTAGGTCAAATTCCCATTTATTACAATTATAAAAATACCGGAAGACCAATAATGAATGAGCCTGAAAGTGTGTTTTGGTCTCATTATATCGACGAAAAAAACACCCCTTTATATCCTTTCGGTCACGGGCTTAGTTATTCTAAATTTGAATATTCCAATTTGCAATTGTCGTCCAAATCGTTTGCAAAAAAGGGCAAAATAGAAGTTTCCGTAACTATAAAAAATACAGGAAAAGTAACAGGAAAAGAAGTCGTTCAATTGTATATTAGAGATTTGATAGGAAGCATTACCCGTCCGGTAAAGGAGTTGAAAGGATTTGAAATGATTACTTTACAACCAAACGAAACAAAAAAAGTGGTTTTTTCAATCGATGAAAAAACAATCGAGTTTTTCACTGCCAATAGAAAGTGGGAAGCAGAAGCTGGAGACTTTAAAGTATTCATAGGTGGAAGTTCAGTAACAAAATTGGAAGGAGATTTTCAATATTCTAATTAA
- a CDS encoding endonuclease III domain-containing protein has translation MNKQERVTFVINTLKELYPTIPIPLDHKDPYTLLIAVLLSAQCTDVRVNQITPLLFAKADNPYDMIKLSVEEIKDIIRPCGLSPMKSKGIHGLSHILIDKHGGKVPKSFEFLEELPAVGHKTASVVMSQAFHVPAFPVDTHIHRLMYRWNLTNGKNVVQTEKDAKRLFPEAIWNDLHLQIIWYGRQYSPARGWDLDKDIITKTIGRKKVLDEFYTKHPLGK, from the coding sequence ATGAACAAACAGGAACGGGTAACATTTGTTATAAATACGTTAAAAGAATTATACCCAACTATTCCAATTCCTTTAGACCATAAAGATCCGTACACCTTGTTAATTGCCGTTTTGTTATCGGCACAATGCACAGATGTTCGCGTGAACCAAATCACTCCTTTGCTTTTTGCGAAAGCAGATAATCCGTATGATATGATAAAATTATCTGTGGAGGAAATTAAAGACATCATTAGGCCTTGTGGCTTGTCGCCAATGAAATCGAAAGGAATTCATGGTCTTTCTCATATTCTAATTGACAAACACGGAGGAAAAGTACCTAAAAGTTTTGAATTTTTGGAAGAACTGCCAGCAGTTGGTCATAAAACAGCTAGCGTCGTGATGTCACAAGCCTTTCATGTTCCTGCTTTTCCAGTCGATACGCACATTCACAGATTGATGTACCGGTGGAATTTAACGAACGGAAAAAATGTGGTTCAAACAGAAAAAGATGCTAAACGACTTTTTCCAGAGGCAATTTGGAATGATTTACACCTGCAAATAATTTGGTATGGAAGACAATATTCACCCGCTCGTGGCTGGGATTTAGATAAGGACATCATCACCAAAACAATTGGAAGAAAAAAAGTCTTAGACGAATTTTATACAAAACATCCTCTTGGTAAATAG
- a CDS encoding RNA polymerase sigma factor — protein sequence MANTQLPDALLVQDYVSGNENALATLIKRHESKIYGFIYSKISDRDISNDIFQDTFIKVIRTLKSNSYNEEGKFLPWVMRISHNLIVDHYRKTKKMPMFRETEQFSIFSIMSDDSLSIENKLITEQVEMDIKRLIEELPVDQKEVLVMRMYQDMSFKEISEVTGVSINTALGRMRYALMNMRKVIDKHQIVLTN from the coding sequence ATGGCTAATACACAACTTCCCGATGCTTTGTTGGTTCAGGATTATGTTTCCGGTAATGAAAATGCCTTAGCAACATTAATCAAAAGACACGAATCAAAAATTTATGGTTTTATATATTCCAAAATCTCGGATAGAGATATTTCGAATGATATTTTTCAAGATACTTTTATTAAAGTAATTAGAACTTTAAAATCAAATTCGTACAACGAAGAAGGGAAATTCTTACCATGGGTAATGCGCATTTCACATAATCTTATTGTTGATCATTATCGAAAAACTAAAAAAATGCCAATGTTCAGAGAAACAGAGCAATTTTCTATTTTTTCAATTATGTCTGATGATTCTCTTTCTATAGAAAATAAATTAATTACAGAGCAAGTCGAGATGGATATAAAGAGATTAATAGAAGAGCTCCCGGTCGATCAAAAAGAAGTTTTAGTGATGCGAATGTATCAGGATATGAGTTTTAAAGAAATTTCTGAAGTAACGGGTGTAAGTATAAATACTGCTTTAGGCAGAATGCGATATGCATTGATGAATATGAGAAAAGTTATCGATAAACATCAAATTGTTTTGACTAATTAA
- a CDS encoding MBL fold metallo-hydrolase, translating into MKIYFLGTGTSQGIPVIGSNHSVCKSTDFKDKRLRVSVWVSWEDHSFVIDCGPDFRQQMLTSNCQKVDGILFTHEHADHTAGLDDIRPFNFKQGEIPIYAHQRVIDNLKSRFGYIFETKNRYPGAPSVKTIEVVNNQPFSIGNKKAIPVNVMHGDLQVFGYRIDDFAYLTDVKTIEKSEIEKLKGLKVLVVNALREEPHNTHFNLEEALDFIALVQPEKTYLTHISHILGFHEEVQKKLPENVFLAYDNLEITI; encoded by the coding sequence TTGAAGATATATTTTTTAGGCACAGGGACATCACAAGGAATACCTGTTATTGGGAGCAATCATTCGGTTTGCAAAAGTACTGATTTTAAGGATAAAAGACTTCGAGTATCCGTTTGGGTATCTTGGGAGGATCATTCTTTCGTAATCGATTGCGGACCTGATTTTAGACAGCAAATGCTTACATCAAACTGTCAAAAAGTAGATGGAATCTTGTTTACTCATGAACATGCTGACCATACTGCAGGTTTAGATGATATTCGCCCCTTCAATTTTAAGCAAGGCGAGATACCTATTTATGCCCATCAACGCGTAATTGACAATCTAAAAAGTCGCTTTGGATACATTTTTGAAACCAAAAATAGATATCCAGGCGCACCTTCTGTAAAAACAATTGAAGTGGTCAACAATCAGCCTTTTTCAATCGGCAATAAAAAAGCAATTCCTGTTAATGTAATGCACGGCGATCTTCAGGTTTTTGGCTACAGGATTGATGATTTTGCTTATTTGACTGATGTGAAAACGATTGAAAAAAGCGAAATTGAAAAATTAAAAGGTCTAAAAGTATTGGTGGTGAATGCGTTACGCGAGGAGCCACATAATACGCATTTCAATTTGGAGGAAGCTTTAGATTTTATTGCTTTGGTTCAACCGGAAAAAACCTATCTCACTCATATTAGCCATATTCTTGGTTTTCATGAAGAAGTTCAAAAAAAACTGCCGGAAAACGTTTTCTTGGCTTACGATAATTTAGAAATCACAATTTAA